CTTCCTCGCTCCTCACTTGCTCGGACTCCTGAACGCGTCACCTGATGTTCAGGCAGAGGCCTTGCCTTATTTGAGAACCCTCTTCTTGTTCAGCTTCGGGATGCTCCTGTACTACATGATCGCCGGGGTGCTGCGAGCGGCGGGAGATGCGCAGACTCCGCTTCGTCTCGGGATCGCCATGACCATGCTCAATCTGATCGCAAGCGTCGTGCTCATCCGCGGGGCCGGCCCGATCCCAGCATTCGGCACTCTCGGGGCCGCTCTGGGTACGGTCATCGCATCCGGTCTGGTGGGTGGGCTCGCGATCTACCTGTTGGCCACCAACCGTCTCGTCGTCCGTCTACCTCGGGTGATCTCCTGGCGCCCGGACTGGGGAATCATTCGCCAGCTCTTTCGATTCGGCCTGCCAACCGGCTTTCAGGGAATCGCCATGAACCTCGCGGGAGCGGCTCTGGTCGGTTTCGTCGGCTCGCTTCCTCGGAGCGCGGAGGCCCAGGCGGCGTACGCCGTCGGCTATACCCAGCTGTTCTCGCTGGTAACCTGGACTTCCGTCGGCCTGATGGCGGCGACGTCCGCCGTCGCCGGACAGAACCTGGGCGCGGGCGCTCCCGAGAGAACGCGACAAGCGGCACGCACGGGAGCCCTCTTCGGCCTGCTCCTCGCCGCGAGTATGTCGGCGCTCTTTCTGCTGATACCGGAGAGGCTTCTGAGCGTTTTTGGCATCGAAGAGCCGACCGTTGTCGCGCTGGGTAGCCAGCTCCTGAGCTACCTGAGCATCTCCGCGCTCTTCGTTACCGTGGCGCTCAACTACACCGGCGCACTCCAGGGCACGGGTGATACCCGCAGTCCATTGGCCATCACGATCGTCTCCCAGCTCCTCGTTCCCATTGGATACCTCTCGTTCACCGAGCTGGCTCGCGGACTCACGCCGGCGGATGTCTGGGGCGCAATCTTGATGGGACACGTACTTCGCGCGGTGCTGTCGGTGGCGCGGTTCGAGCAGGGTCGTTGGAAGCAGATTGCCGTGGACATCGATTCGACCGAGTTACCTTGATTGATGTGTTATGATCAGTACTGATTAATCATCATCAGCGGAGGACTCTTGACGCAACCGAAGACGAAAACCGTTCCGGCGCTCGAAGCGCGCACCCAGCTCGGAAGGATCATGAAGGAAGTCCAGGCCGGGCG
This window of the Vicinamibacteria bacterium genome carries:
- a CDS encoding MATE family efflux transporter; the protein is MAPIEESTQRFDAAIVEGPISRAVWKIAWPTMLQNVIAGLQGIVDHTLVGRFVGFTGNAAIGVSWQIFLVVIVFVASVFTGMGILVARFAGAGEPEKVNRVVFQGILAAILMVVLLLTPAGIFLAPHLLGLLNASPDVQAEALPYLRTLFLFSFGMLLYYMIAGVLRAAGDAQTPLRLGIAMTMLNLIASVVLIRGAGPIPAFGTLGAALGTVIASGLVGGLAIYLLATNRLVVRLPRVISWRPDWGIIRQLFRFGLPTGFQGIAMNLAGAALVGFVGSLPRSAEAQAAYAVGYTQLFSLVTWTSVGLMAATSAVAGQNLGAGAPERTRQAARTGALFGLLLAASMSALFLLIPERLLSVFGIEEPTVVALGSQLLSYLSISALFVTVALNYTGALQGTGDTRSPLAITIVSQLLVPIGYLSFTELARGLTPADVWGAILMGHVLRAVLSVARFEQGRWKQIAVDIDSTELP